The region TGGGCGACGGCCCGGCTGCCGTCGGGGACGAGGTGGTGCTGTTCGGGCCCGGCGACCGGGGCGAACCCACCGTCGCGGACTGGGCGCGGTGGGCCGGGACGAACCCGCACGAGGTGCTGACCAGGATCGGCGGCCGGGTGCCGCGCCGGCACGTCGGGGGCGACCGTGGCTGAGCTGACGGTCGCCGTCCTGTTCGGCGGGCGCAACGGCGAGCACGAGGTGTCCTGCCGGTCGGCGGAGGGCGTGCTGTCCGCCCTCGACCCGGCGCGCTACGACGTCGTGCCGGTTCGGATCTCGCGCGAGGGGCGCTGGCACGTCGACGGCGGCGACGGCACCGGAGTCTTCGCCGCGCTGGAGGCGTTGACCGCCGCCGACGTGGTGTTCCCGTTGCTGCACGGGCCCTTCGGCGAGGACGGGACGGTGCAGGCGGCCCTGGAGTCGCACGGCATCCGGTACGTCGGCAGCGGAGTGCTCGCCAGTGCCGTCGGGATGGACAAGGACTTCACGAAGAGGTTGTTGGCCGCGAACGGGATCGCGGTGGCCGATTCGGTGGTTCTGCGCGAGCCCGCGCGCACGGTCACCGGAGCCGAGCGGGAAGCCTTGGGGCTGCCCGTGTTCGTCAAGCCCGCACGGGCCGGTTCCAGCGTTGGTCTGTCTAAAGTGGACGACTGGGGCCGGTTGGCCGAGGCGGTCGGGACGGCACGGGCAGTGGACCGCAAGGTGCTGGTGGAACGCGCGGTGCCGGGCCGGGAGATCGACCTGGGTGTGCTGGAACACCCGGACGGGAGCCTGGCGGTGAGCCCGGCGCTGGAGATCGGTGTGCCCGACCGCGGCGTGTTCGACTACCAGGCGAAGTACGGCGACGCCGGCACCGTCTTCACCGTCCCGGCGGTGCTGCCGGAACCGCTGGCGGGCCGGCTGCGCGAGCTGTCCGTGCTGGCCTTCCGCGCGCTCGGCTGCCGGGGCCTGCTCCGGGTGGACTTCCTGCTCGACCACGACGGCGAGCCGGTCGTCAACGAGGTCAACACCATGCCC is a window of Saccharothrix espanaensis DSM 44229 DNA encoding:
- a CDS encoding D-alanine--D-alanine ligase family protein, with the translated sequence MAELTVAVLFGGRNGEHEVSCRSAEGVLSALDPARYDVVPVRISREGRWHVDGGDGTGVFAALEALTAADVVFPLLHGPFGEDGTVQAALESHGIRYVGSGVLASAVGMDKDFTKRLLAANGIAVADSVVLREPARTVTGAEREALGLPVFVKPARAGSSVGLSKVDDWGRLAEAVGTARAVDRKVLVERAVPGREIDLGVLEHPDGSLAVSPALEIGVPDRGVFDYQAKYGDAGTVFTVPAVLPEPLAGRLRELSVLAFRALGCRGLLRVDFLLDHDGEPVVNEVNTMPGFTGASQYPRMWRAAGIDYRRLLDVLIETALRR